A stretch of the Psychroserpens sp. Hel_I_66 genome encodes the following:
- the ftsA gene encoding cell division protein FtsA has product MENNKISVGLDIGTTKIVAMIGRKNEYGKAEILGIGKSKSLGVHRGVVNNITQTIQSIQQAVQEAEAEAGLKIEDVTVGIAGQHIRSLQHSDYITRANSEVVIDEEDIDRLINQVHKLVMLPGEEIIHVLPQEYKIDGQAEIKEPIGMYGGRLEANFHVVVGQVSSIRNIGRCVKSSGLELEGITLEPLASANAVLSQEEKEAGVALIDIGGGTTDLAVFKDGIIRHTAVIPFGGNVVTEDIKEGCSIIEKQAELLKIKFGSAWPGENKDNEIVSIPGLRGREPKEITLKNLSKIIHARVVEIIEQVYVEIKNYGHEEQKKKLIAGIVLTGGGSQLKHLKQLVEYITGMDTRIGYPNEHLAGGSDEDIASPLYATAVGLVMDGLKRQERKRIEKEVEEMSTVTVENSEENIVQEEEVIEIPKKERKSFLDKLTERVKDFLDNAE; this is encoded by the coding sequence ATGGAGAATAATAAAATTTCAGTAGGACTGGATATCGGAACCACCAAGATAGTGGCAATGATTGGGCGAAAGAATGAATATGGCAAAGCCGAAATTTTAGGGATAGGAAAATCCAAAAGTTTAGGCGTGCATAGAGGTGTGGTTAATAATATAACACAAACCATTCAATCTATACAGCAAGCTGTTCAAGAGGCAGAAGCAGAAGCAGGTTTGAAAATCGAGGATGTTACTGTTGGTATAGCAGGTCAACATATTAGAAGTTTACAGCATAGTGATTATATCACAAGAGCAAATTCTGAAGTGGTTATCGATGAAGAGGATATTGATCGCTTAATCAATCAAGTTCACAAATTGGTAATGCTCCCAGGCGAAGAAATTATTCATGTGTTACCTCAAGAATATAAAATTGATGGTCAGGCAGAGATTAAAGAACCAATCGGGATGTATGGTGGAAGACTTGAGGCGAATTTTCACGTGGTAGTTGGTCAAGTATCGTCTATTAGAAATATTGGGCGCTGTGTAAAAAGCTCAGGTTTAGAGCTAGAAGGCATTACATTAGAGCCATTAGCATCTGCCAATGCAGTTTTGAGCCAAGAAGAAAAAGAAGCAGGTGTTGCATTAATTGATATTGGTGGTGGTACAACAGATTTAGCGGTTTTTAAAGATGGTATTATTCGCCATACTGCTGTAATTCCTTTTGGAGGAAATGTGGTAACAGAAGATATCAAAGAAGGTTGCTCAATTATAGAAAAGCAAGCCGAATTACTGAAAATAAAATTTGGATCTGCTTGGCCAGGCGAGAATAAAGACAATGAGATCGTTTCTATTCCTGGTTTAAGAGGTCGCGAGCCAAAAGAGATTACTTTAAAAAATCTCTCTAAAATTATTCATGCTCGCGTTGTAGAAATTATAGAGCAAGTTTATGTTGAGATCAAAAACTATGGTCACGAGGAGCAGAAGAAAAAGTTAATAGCTGGTATTGTTTTAACTGGAGGAGGCAGCCAATTAAAACATTTAAAGCAGTTGGTTGAATACATCACTGGTATGGATACAAGAATAGGCTATCCTAACGAGCATCTAGCAGGCGGAAGTGACGAGGATATTGCGAGTCCGCTTTATGCAACTGCAGTAGGATTGGTGATGGATGGTTTAAAGCGTCAAGAGCGCAAACGTATCGAGAAAGAAGTTGAGGAAATGTCTACCGTAACAGTAGAAAATTCCGAAGAAAATATTGTGCAAGAAGAAGAAGTTATAGAGATTCCAAAAAAAGAGCGTAAGTCATTTTTGGATAAACTAACAGAACGCGTTAAGGATTTTTTGGATAACGCAGAATAA
- the ftsZ gene encoding cell division protein FtsZ: MSNNNELGNIAFDLPKNQSNVIKVIGVGGGGSNAINHMFLQGIKGVDFVICNTDSQALQNSGVPNKIQLGVNLTEGLGAGANPEVGEQAALESLEDLRRMLDTNTKMVFITAGMGGGTGTGAAPIIAKLAKELDILTVGIVTMPFQFEGKTRNEQAAKGIETLRSHVDSLVVINNNKLREVYGNLGFKAGFSKADEVLSTASRGIAEVITHHYTQNIDLRDAKTVLSNSGTAIMGSSTASGKTRAQEAIMKALDSPLLNDNKITGAKNVLLLIVSGSQEITIDEIGEINDHIQVEAGHGANIIMGVGEDESLQESISVTIIATGFDLDQQHEISNTEQKKVIHALEDDRNDDVRVKDNDPAIIRPDIILEKEEKKAPEVVVHTLTDEDEDNQFFTNKVETDLITTTDIIKNMSVVYDEVLDHKIKEEDFVITPVQEVKQDVVEEVEEEQITLTFDLPLSFGASEEKTEEPKEEEDDTTIFTLEDDVKDLEVKEHVEIIPVTEANEEGEKRYALDDFMTYESAMNETKTKKQPEVEEEIVFEKKTVKPEVTEEYVGEEIDPMNSPISDLLKERADERRRKMKDFNYKFNTAKIDEIEKEPAYKRQGVNLQDAQHSSETNASRTSVSSDENDDIQLRSNNSFLHDNVD, translated from the coding sequence ATGAGCAACAACAATGAATTAGGCAACATTGCATTTGATTTACCAAAAAACCAATCTAACGTCATTAAAGTGATTGGAGTTGGTGGAGGCGGAAGCAACGCCATTAATCACATGTTTCTACAAGGGATTAAAGGAGTTGATTTTGTAATTTGTAATACAGATTCCCAAGCACTACAAAATAGTGGTGTACCAAACAAAATCCAATTAGGAGTTAACTTGACCGAAGGTTTAGGAGCAGGCGCAAATCCAGAAGTAGGTGAGCAGGCAGCCCTAGAGAGTTTAGAAGATTTACGTCGCATGTTAGATACCAATACAAAAATGGTGTTTATTACTGCGGGTATGGGTGGCGGAACAGGAACTGGAGCAGCACCAATCATCGCTAAACTAGCAAAAGAACTGGATATTTTAACTGTAGGTATCGTGACGATGCCATTTCAGTTTGAAGGTAAGACAAGAAATGAACAAGCAGCCAAGGGTATAGAAACATTACGTTCTCACGTAGACTCATTGGTAGTTATCAATAACAACAAACTTCGTGAAGTTTATGGAAATCTAGGTTTCAAGGCAGGCTTCTCAAAAGCAGACGAAGTACTTTCTACAGCATCTCGCGGTATTGCAGAAGTAATCACGCATCACTACACACAAAATATAGATTTACGTGATGCTAAAACCGTACTTAGTAACAGTGGTACTGCAATTATGGGATCTTCAACTGCATCTGGCAAAACAAGAGCGCAGGAAGCGATTATGAAGGCATTAGACTCTCCGTTGCTAAATGACAATAAAATTACTGGAGCTAAAAACGTATTGTTGCTTATCGTTTCTGGTTCACAAGAGATTACCATTGATGAGATTGGGGAAATAAATGATCATATTCAAGTTGAAGCAGGCCATGGAGCTAATATTATTATGGGTGTTGGAGAAGATGAATCTTTACAGGAATCAATTTCTGTTACCATCATAGCAACGGGTTTTGATTTAGATCAACAACATGAGATTTCCAATACAGAGCAAAAGAAAGTGATTCATGCTTTAGAAGATGATAGAAATGATGATGTTAGAGTGAAAGATAATGATCCAGCAATTATACGACCAGACATCATTCTTGAAAAGGAAGAGAAAAAAGCTCCAGAAGTAGTTGTTCATACCTTAACAGATGAGGATGAGGATAATCAATTTTTTACCAATAAGGTAGAAACCGATTTGATCACCACCACAGATATTATTAAAAATATGAGCGTGGTCTATGATGAGGTTTTAGACCATAAAATAAAAGAAGAAGATTTTGTCATCACTCCAGTCCAAGAAGTAAAGCAAGATGTAGTAGAGGAAGTAGAGGAAGAGCAAATTACCCTCACGTTCGACTTACCATTATCTTTTGGCGCTTCGGAAGAAAAAACAGAAGAACCGAAGGAAGAGGAAGACGATACAACAATTTTTACCTTAGAAGACGACGTAAAAGATCTAGAAGTAAAAGAACATGTAGAGATCATACCTGTTACTGAAGCTAATGAAGAAGGTGAAAAACGTTATGCGCTAGATGATTTTATGACCTATGAGTCTGCAATGAATGAAACTAAAACTAAAAAGCAGCCAGAAGTTGAAGAAGAGATTGTCTTTGAGAAAAAGACCGTAAAGCCTGAAGTTACTGAAGAATATGTTGGAGAGGAAATTGATCCTATGAACAGTCCAATTTCAGATTTATTAAAAGAAAGAGCAGATGAGAGACGACGTAAAATGAAAGATTTCAACTACAAGTTCAATACTGCCAAAATTGATGAAATTGAGAAAGAACCTGCATATAAAAGACAAGGTGTGAATTTACAGGATGCCCAGCATTCATCAGAAACCAACGCTTCAAGAACTTCTGTTTCCAGTGATGAGAACGACGATATTCAATTAAGAAGTAACAATTCATTTTTACACGACAACGTAGATTAG
- a CDS encoding GatB/YqeY domain-containing protein: protein MSLQTDIMAAMKEAMKAKDQTALAALRAVKSELLLAQTSGEGELNEEQEIKILSKLVKQRKDSAAIFAEQNREDLSEPELAQAEVISKFLPAQLTEEEITVEVMKTIASTGAEGMKDMGKVMGIVNSKLAGQADGKTISNIVKAKLS, encoded by the coding sequence ATGAGTTTACAAACGGACATAATGGCTGCTATGAAAGAAGCCATGAAAGCTAAAGATCAAACAGCATTGGCTGCTCTAAGAGCAGTAAAATCTGAACTATTGCTTGCTCAAACCTCTGGAGAAGGAGAATTGAACGAAGAGCAGGAAATTAAGATTTTATCCAAATTAGTAAAGCAGCGTAAAGATAGTGCTGCTATTTTTGCTGAACAGAATCGTGAGGATTTATCTGAGCCAGAACTGGCACAAGCAGAAGTTATTAGCAAGTTTTTACCTGCACAACTTACTGAAGAAGAGATAACTGTTGAAGTCATGAAAACTATTGCATCTACAGGTGCAGAAGGTATGAAAGACATGGGTAAGGTTATGGGCATTGTGAATTCAAAATTAGCAGGACAGGCTGATGGGAAGACGATTTCTAATATAGTAAAAGCGAAATTATCTTAA
- a CDS encoding zinc-dependent peptidase, with product MIIMYLILTFLDSQEDKLVEMWVSAILTIILLVIIAVFGAKVLFYFFEMAYVEYVKKQLFFNHIYIRRKRLSRSQKQILQNEVKFYQQLSKKHQSFFEHRLYKFIDRVEFIGNDIAITDRMRVIISATLVKLTFGLRDYQIESLERVIIYPDEFYSQTNKAYHKGEFNLGLKALVFSWKDVLHGYEIEDDNLNLAIHEFTHAIHFYYLKVRRRSTSAAIFLDAFVELSNMLEDDDNLKSKLVASNFLRDYAFTNQFEFIAVIVETFIETPSDFKKQFPRIYDKTREMLNFNFMGY from the coding sequence ATGATAATAATGTATTTGATATTGACATTTTTAGATTCGCAAGAAGATAAGTTAGTTGAGATGTGGGTTAGTGCTATTCTAACCATAATTTTACTTGTAATAATTGCTGTATTTGGAGCTAAAGTACTTTTTTACTTTTTTGAGATGGCTTATGTGGAGTATGTCAAAAAACAATTATTTTTTAATCATATTTATATAAGAAGAAAAAGGTTATCACGTTCGCAAAAACAAATTCTTCAAAACGAGGTTAAATTCTATCAACAACTCTCGAAAAAGCACCAGTCTTTTTTCGAGCATAGATTGTATAAGTTTATTGATAGAGTTGAATTCATTGGAAACGATATTGCGATTACAGATCGGATGAGAGTGATCATTTCTGCCACCTTAGTTAAACTTACATTTGGGTTAAGGGATTACCAAATAGAGTCTTTAGAGCGTGTTATAATCTATCCAGATGAGTTTTATTCTCAAACTAATAAAGCATATCATAAAGGTGAATTCAATTTGGGATTGAAAGCTTTAGTGTTTTCTTGGAAAGATGTTTTACATGGTTATGAAATTGAGGATGATAATCTTAATTTGGCAATACATGAATTTACACATGCCATTCATTTTTACTATTTAAAAGTGAGGAGAAGAAGTACTAGTGCAGCAATTTTTTTAGATGCTTTTGTGGAGTTGAGTAATATGCTGGAAGATGATGACAACCTGAAATCCAAACTAGTGGCTTCAAATTTTTTAAGGGATTATGCTTTTACGAATCAGTTTGAGTTTATAGCGGTTATTGTTGAGACATTTATAGAAACACCAAGTGACTTTAAAAAGCAATTCCCTAGAATTTATGATAAAACTAGGGAAATGTTGAATTTTAATTTTATGGGATATTAA
- a CDS encoding nucleotidyltransferase family protein: protein MLKNSNIETHQLIADILSFDNDNSILKKKLETSKIDWENIVQTASRHLVLTTLYCRLNQKNLLHLLPQDLSDYLKDITSINRNRNKKLIEEAQSLTAMLQKHNIEFVFIKGMALLIGGYFKDIGERMIGDIDILVLEKDAESAFDILKKEGYSKLVEFNYDKSNFRHLPRQINEKKLAAVEIHTHVLNPSHRYLLPIDTIFESRLSSSDYRTPNSYHLNLINILTSQLNDKNYYYNTLNFKNSYDSLVLRILNHIENTDFNKSKFVLHFINLNSVWFRELNLINVSGHNTLRMRSYVLKIKYKEFEKSLKLIKFASFTVINRLNLFFMNKSYRNYLFNSIIFRKS, encoded by the coding sequence TTGCTCAAAAATTCAAACATAGAAACGCATCAACTAATTGCTGATATTTTAAGCTTTGATAATGACAATTCTATCTTAAAAAAGAAGTTAGAAACTTCAAAAATTGATTGGGAGAATATCGTGCAAACTGCTAGTCGCCACCTCGTTCTCACGACTCTATATTGCAGGTTAAACCAAAAAAACCTATTGCATCTTTTACCTCAAGACCTTTCAGACTATTTAAAAGACATCACTTCAATTAATAGAAACAGAAATAAAAAATTAATTGAGGAAGCACAATCACTAACAGCTATGTTACAAAAGCATAATATTGAATTTGTTTTTATTAAAGGGATGGCATTACTTATTGGAGGCTATTTCAAGGATATTGGTGAAAGAATGATTGGAGATATTGATATTTTAGTCTTAGAAAAAGATGCTGAAAGCGCCTTTGATATCCTAAAAAAAGAAGGATATAGTAAGCTTGTAGAATTTAATTATGATAAGTCTAACTTCAGGCATCTCCCAAGGCAAATCAACGAAAAAAAATTAGCAGCAGTAGAAATACATACGCACGTCCTAAACCCGTCACATAGGTATTTGTTGCCCATAGATACTATTTTTGAAAGTAGATTATCTTCTAGTGACTACAGAACACCAAATAGTTATCACCTCAATCTCATCAATATCTTAACATCTCAACTTAATGATAAAAACTATTATTATAATACACTCAACTTTAAGAACTCCTACGACAGTCTCGTATTACGAATATTAAATCACATTGAAAATACTGATTTTAATAAATCTAAATTTGTTTTACACTTTATTAACTTAAATAGTGTTTGGTTTAGAGAACTTAATCTGATCAATGTATCTGGTCATAACACTCTAAGAATGAGAAGCTATGTACTAAAAATAAAATATAAAGAATTTGAAAAGAGCTTAAAATTAATAAAATTTGCAAGTTTTACTGTCATAAACAGACTGAACCTCTTCTTTATGAACAAAAGCTATCGCAATTATTTGTTTAACTCAATAATCTTTAGAAAAAGTTAG
- a CDS encoding T9SS type A sorting domain-containing protein, which translates to MIKKYTLLALILSILFGLIFTSSSEAQSTPYTVSMDGGTNNAAAFGGEGTIATSVTTFYTHWDATYLYIGWTEGMTNYSSDLYYVAIDTNPNVSGGTSSTIEGVGFQTGNRLPDYYIVFENNSSFYGIPTSNGNAIEVYNGTSGSWNFQSRTNGNDNVDSRVNFQNSPNGEVRIRIAWSQLNFTPGNDKPIGLTYWNNNSSGNFMFARFPNENPETGPITKTLTHQVIFNATGSGINPSAIAYSNPFSENTKYISSNDGNWNTENNWLNRGIPTNGGDVTINNNLDLNINASVNKVTVNAGSSLTVNSGSTLSTSNTIDGLTLESVSNSYSSLISDGIIVGTVNYNRHVNNAAGTGTSTTGNDLISPPLAGMTFGDLRSTNGNILSGTIMGEGPFYLYGPFDNSESEYVLFEETVDDGIILDTGVGYRTGSTDGGTFTFTGTAETGPIMETITFPGGGSKFNLIGNPYPSYINASAFLMENSSALENSAVAIYGYSDDTDTNSAGIYTIINLFSSYNIAPGQGFFVASNSASETVSFLPSMRNTNGTDDFILGRDTNAVTNLKLNLTTANNEFLTDIYFSEFSTLGLDPGYDASLFGGTAPSFSIYSHLVEENNNVPFGIQALGETDYNDVTIPIGVNASQGVQLTFSLSDSNIPSTIDVYLDDTVANTSTLLTNSNYVLTPIMALSGVGRFYLRFTDNSLNTQENNFEDLDIYMSSKSKEIVINGQLLESTNCDIYDIQGRLISSNSLNINNLQNRIDVSNVSNGIYIINLRGNQQKTSIKVIIE; encoded by the coding sequence ATGATAAAAAAATACACTCTTTTAGCTTTAATATTAAGTATCTTATTTGGCTTAATTTTTACAAGTTCTTCGGAAGCTCAGAGTACTCCTTATACAGTGAGCATGGATGGTGGCACAAATAACGCAGCTGCTTTTGGTGGAGAAGGCACTATAGCTACGTCAGTGACAACATTCTATACACATTGGGACGCAACTTATTTATATATTGGCTGGACTGAGGGTATGACAAATTATTCATCAGACTTATATTATGTTGCAATTGACACAAACCCAAATGTATCTGGAGGCACAAGCAGTACAATAGAAGGTGTAGGTTTTCAAACTGGAAATCGATTACCAGATTATTATATAGTTTTTGAAAATAATTCATCCTTTTACGGAATACCAACATCTAATGGAAATGCCATTGAAGTGTACAATGGTACATCTGGTTCTTGGAATTTTCAATCTAGAACGAATGGAAATGATAACGTAGATTCTAGAGTCAACTTTCAAAATTCTCCTAATGGAGAAGTGCGTATAAGGATAGCATGGTCCCAGTTAAACTTTACTCCTGGAAATGACAAACCTATTGGTTTGACTTATTGGAATAATAATAGTAGTGGTAATTTTATGTTCGCTAGATTTCCGAATGAAAATCCTGAAACTGGGCCAATAACTAAAACATTAACGCATCAAGTGATTTTTAATGCTACTGGTTCAGGTATAAATCCATCTGCTATTGCTTATTCAAATCCATTTTCAGAAAACACAAAATACATATCTAGTAATGATGGTAATTGGAATACTGAAAACAACTGGTTAAATAGAGGAATCCCAACTAATGGTGGTGACGTTACAATTAATAATAATTTAGATTTAAATATCAATGCATCTGTTAATAAAGTCACAGTAAATGCTGGATCTAGCTTAACAGTAAATTCTGGAAGTACTTTATCAACGTCGAATACGATTGATGGTTTAACTTTAGAATCTGTATCAAATAGCTATTCGAGTTTGATTTCTGATGGTATAATTGTTGGAACGGTAAACTATAACCGTCACGTTAATAATGCTGCTGGAACTGGTACATCAACAACTGGAAATGATCTAATAAGTCCGCCATTGGCAGGAATGACTTTTGGAGACTTAAGAAGTACAAATGGCAACATTCTATCGGGAACCATTATGGGAGAGGGACCATTTTATCTTTACGGACCTTTTGACAATAGTGAGAGTGAATACGTGCTTTTTGAAGAAACTGTTGATGACGGAATTATTTTAGATACTGGAGTTGGATACCGCACAGGTTCTACAGATGGAGGGACATTCACGTTTACAGGTACCGCAGAAACCGGTCCTATAATGGAAACTATTACTTTCCCAGGAGGTGGTAGCAAATTTAACTTAATAGGTAACCCTTACCCATCTTATATAAATGCCTCTGCCTTTTTAATGGAAAATTCTAGTGCTCTAGAAAATAGCGCTGTTGCTATTTACGGATATAGCGATGATACCGATACGAACTCCGCAGGAATTTATACTATCATAAATCTTTTTAGCTCTTATAATATTGCTCCTGGTCAAGGCTTCTTTGTAGCATCAAATTCTGCTTCTGAGACAGTCAGTTTTTTACCTAGCATGCGTAACACAAATGGTACAGATGACTTTATTTTAGGTCGTGATACAAATGCTGTAACGAATCTAAAATTAAATTTAACTACTGCAAACAATGAGTTCTTAACAGACATTTACTTTAGTGAATTTTCTACGCTGGGCTTAGACCCTGGTTATGATGCAAGTCTTTTTGGAGGAACTGCACCATCGTTTTCAATTTATTCACATTTAGTCGAAGAAAATAATAACGTCCCTTTTGGTATACAAGCTCTTGGTGAGACAGATTACAATGATGTAACCATACCTATTGGTGTTAATGCGAGCCAAGGTGTGCAATTGACGTTCAGCTTAAGCGATTCCAACATACCAAGCACTATAGATGTTTATTTAGACGATACTGTTGCTAATACATCTACTTTATTAACGAATTCTAATTACGTCTTAACACCTATTATGGCTCTATCTGGAGTTGGGAGATTCTATTTGAGATTCACAGATAATTCATTGAATACTCAAGAAAATAATTTTGAGGATTTAGATATTTATATGTCCTCTAAATCAAAAGAAATTGTAATCAATGGTCAGCTTTTAGAATCCACAAACTGTGATATTTATGATATTCAGGGTAGATTAATTTCTTCAAATAGTCTTAATATTAATAATTTACAAAACCGAATTGATGTATCTAACGTAAGTAATGGTATATATATAATTAATTTAAGGGGAAATCAGCAAAAAACATCTATAAAGGTGATTATTGAATAA